Proteins from a genomic interval of Physeter macrocephalus isolate SW-GA chromosome 21, ASM283717v5, whole genome shotgun sequence:
- the LOC112062602 gene encoding melanoma antigen preferentially expressed in tumors-like, with translation MDQKTTVTLLELAAKSLLNNEPAAIHALDKIPRDLFVPLFKASFLGGHKSMLKAMVRVWPFRCLHIGSLNTREAYYDILEAMIDGLQILPALNSCSWGPKLRILDLRSYLDCETICTEIGTTFPFCFQSCMYSQHSILKIEEAQQSVRCLGIGNSGSEPQSAQEPMELLVDISLNSTLRTEQFLSFLCSKVQQNVGSLHLCCRDLQIDRMSAHKSILQFLDLGCIDHLEIDQANLSEVITLLPRVIHLNSLSLCNILFKSYKRRKIRSFLLCLRRLDNLQELSLSFFCLTDQLHKLLRVVPPQLETLYLPFCSLSHRDVTVLSQSSQATRLRVLSLSNNQIFSEVYEPFQTLLEKVAYEKPYATQRKQTMPTTYWYLHQHIAA, from the exons ATGGACCAAAAGACCACAGTCACACTCCTAGAGCTTGCTGCAAAGAGCCTGCTGAATAATGAGCCTGCAGCTATCCATGCCCTGGACAAAATCCCAAGAGACCTCTTTGTTCCATTGTTCAAAGCTTCCTTCTTGGGTGGACATAAGTCGATGCTAAAGGCAATGGTGAGGGTTTGGCCTTTTCGCTGTCTCCATATTGGGTCATTGAACACACGAGAGGCATACTATGACATCTTGGAAGCCATGATTGATGGTCTGCAGATCCTCCCTGCCCTGAACTCTTGCTCTTG GGGACCCAAACTGAGGATCCTAGATTTAAGGAGTTACCTGGACTGTGAGACAATATGCACTGAGATTGGGACCACATTCCCTTTCTGTTTTCAGTCATGCATGTACTCTCAGCACTCTATCCTTAAGATAGAAGAAGCTCAGCAGAGTGTCAGGTGCCTTGGTATTGGTAATTCAGGGTCTGAGCCTCAGTCAGCTCAGGAACCCATGGAATTACTAGTGGATATTTCCCTCAATAGTACCTTGAGAACAGAGcaattcctctctttcctttgtaGTAAAGTTCAGCAGAACGTTGGGTCCTTGCACCTCTGCTGCAGAGATTTACAAATCGATAGAATGTCAGCCCACAAAAGTATCCTACAGTTTCTGGATCTGGGGTGCATTGATCACCTGGAAATAGATCAGGCTAATCTGAGTGAAGTCATCACCCTTTTGCCTCGGGTGATCCACCTGAACAGCCTTTCTCTGTGTAACATCCTCTTTAAATcttataagagaagaaaaatcagatcttttctcctctgccttcGTCGGCTGGACAATCTCCAGGAGCTCAGCTTGTCTTTCTTCTGCCTCACAGATCAACTGCACAAACTGCtcag AGTTGTGCCACCTCAGTTGGAAACACTGTATCTACCTTTCTGTAGCCTTTCTCACAGAGATGTCACTGTCCTGTCCCAGAGCTCTCAGGCCACCCGCCTAAGGGTATTGAGCCTCAGTAACAACCAGATCTTCTCAGAAGTTTATGAGCCCTTCCAGACTCTGCTGGAGAAG GTGGCTTATGAGAAACCATATGCAACTCAAAGGAAACAAACTATGCCCACTACCTACTGGTATCTTCATCAGCATATTGCTGCCTGA